A stretch of Phragmites australis chromosome 12, lpPhrAust1.1, whole genome shotgun sequence DNA encodes these proteins:
- the LOC133886550 gene encoding uncharacterized protein LOC133886550, whose protein sequence is MTFLSSGQKGLDAAVAQVFEDSHHAFGLRHIMEELKGELRKGPWSQQIREGIIEDFTRAAQACSIEDFNISIESIRNISSEAADWIIARKPEYWSDAIFRVCRYDHFSSNIVDAFNNWIPTKKEGSIVLMIDSLRMKIMEVIESRREACKVWPGPLTPTMEYKVEEEMLKARKMTVLCSSDTVFEVRCNAIFVVNLANWECTCRRWQLSGLPCMHAVVVFNRTGRSFYDYCSKFFRIESYQLTYSGTIFPIPDMDTVDFECWGKFNSASQATYIR, encoded by the coding sequence ATGACATTCTTGTCCAGTGGACAAAAGGGTCTGGATGCTGCTGTTGCTCAAGTGTTTGAAGACAGCCACCATGCCTTCGGTTTGCGTCATATCATGGAGGAACTCAAAGGAGAGCTAAGAAAGGGACCATGGTCACAACAAATCAGGGAGGGGATTATTGAGGATTTTACTCGTGCAGCCCAAGCATGCAGCATCGAGGATTTTAACATATCCATTGAGAGCATAAGGAATATATCCAGTGAAGCTGCTGACTGGATCATTGCAAGAAAGCCAGAGTATTGGTCGGATGCCATTTTCAGAGTCTGTCGGTATGATCATTTCTCCTCGAACATTGTTGATGCCTTCAATAACTGGATACCAACCAAGAAGGAGGGTTCGATTGTGCTGATGATAGACTCATTGAGAATGAAAATTATGGAGGTAATAGAATCAAGGCGTGAAGCTTGCAAGGTGTGGCCAGGGCCTTTAACGCCTACCATGGAATACAAAGTGGAGGAAGAGATGTTGAAGGCCCGTAAGATGACTGTGCTGTGCTCCTCCGACACTGTGTTTGAAGTGCGGTGCAATGCAATTTTTGTCGTTAACCTTGCAAATTGGGAATGCACGTGCCGGAGGTGGCAACTTTCTGGCCTCCCTTGCATGCATGCTGTTGTTGTGTTTAACAGGACTGGGCGATCTttctatgactactgctcaaaGTTCTTTAGAATAGAAAGCTACCAGCTGACTTACTCAGGAACAATCTTCCCAATACCTGACATGGATACCGTTGATTTTGAGTGCTGGGGCAAATTTAATTCCGCCTCCCAAGCCACGTACATCAGATAA
- the LOC133886665 gene encoding disease resistance protein PIK6-NP-like, with product MDLVTGAMGNLAPKLLQLLQDEYKLQTGVREQVQSLSKELESIHAALRKVAAVPWDQLDEQVKAWAREVREASYDMEDILDTFLVRVQGREPADQGRLKRALKKMGDLFSKGKARREIAGAIEDIKKQLQEVAERHARYKVDENLAKPAARTSTIDPRLAAMYKEVTQLIGIDKARGELISMLSYQCGDDVLEKEMKKLSVVGVGGLGKTTLVKAVYDKLKGDFNCGAFVPVGRNPDLKKVLRDILIDLDKEYYMKNFNMINLLDERQLIDEIREFLKNKRYFIVIDDIWEPQSWETIRLALVENNYRSTIITTTRNHEVAKGAGEVYKLQPLSYDNSKKLFYTKISGGEGNCLDTQPDEISDKFLKKCDGIPLAIITMASFLVGKPREEWCELYNAIGFGHKDNMHVENTMKILSFSYYDLASHLKTCLLYLSVFPEDYVIEKDTLIWKWIAEGFVHEKQGNLSLFELGEGYFNDLLNRSMIQAVENEWDGIVVGCHVHDMVLSLIRSLSCEENFVTILDNIKGTLSQSNARRLVHQNRTMENNTHQADLMDMSQVRSYIASSCDISQRVLLSSFKLLRVLAIENCRFREDCHLGNLGNLLHLRYLGLRSTNIRELPKEIGDLKFLQTLDVKGTAIEELPASVVLLTQLVCLRGDYWSTSVSDGIGKLTSLEELTIQAGSDGKSQRQFVKELGSLRELRVLEVRIASTDESMQRELVESLRNLHKIQHLTLRIATREVVDVATWEAAGFTLPRHLRYLALLWIKFSRLPSCINPAHLPNLTTLELGVVSLDERDLKLLPRLTELRYLLLYLESTVTVSNINASDGCFRKLRAFSLPNSMAQFQRSKEDSSVSLHIWNGTDAMPFKCSTENDCSLCAIPSAVMPNLQFLHIAVFVRALKDGNGDCANIIGLEYLTSLQEVQVFIDCKGASAAEVDEAEAALRNQTDVHPNRPTLEVYKLNGDKMISSVQDQEPGDDNLPKEEEDGEKQQEEDRSR from the exons ATGGATCTGGTGACGGGGGCCATGGGCAACCTCGCCCCCAAGCTGCTGCAGCTGCTCCAAGATGAGTACAAGCTGCAGACTGGCGTGAGGGAGCAAGTGCAGTCTCTCTCAAAGGAGCTGGAGAGCATCCACGCCGCCCTCCGCAAGGTGGCAGCAGTGCCGTGGGACCAGCTCGACGAGCAGGTCAAGGCCTGGGCGCGCGAGGTCAGGGAGGCGTCGTACGACATGGAGGACATCCTCGACACCTTCCTCGTGCGAGTCCAAGGCCGAGAGCCCGCAGACCAGGGCAGGCTCAAACGCGCCTTGAAGAAGATGGGCGACCTATTCAGCAAGGGCAAGGCTCGCCGTGAAATTGCAGGCGCCATCGAAGACATCAAGAAGCAACTTCAGGAGGTGGCCGAGCGGCATGCTAGGTACAAAGTCGATGAGAATCTGGCTAAGCCTGCCGCAAGGACGTCGACTATTGATCCTCGCCTTGCAGCTATGTACAAAGAAGTGACGCAACTCATTGGCATCGACAAGGCAAGGGGCGAGCTCATATCCATGCTGTCTTACCAGTGTGGGGATGACGTGCTtgagaaggagatgaagaaacTTTCTGTTGTTGGAGTCGGGGGATTAGGCAAGACCACTCTTGTCAAAGCAGTGTATGACAAGCTCAAAGGGGACTTCAATTGTGGGGCTTTCGTTCCGGTTGGCCGGAATCCTGACTTGAAGAAAGTCCTCAGGGATATTCTCATAGATCTTGACAAGGAATATTACATGAAGAATTTCAATATGATCAACCTATTGGATGAAAGGCAGCTCATAGATGAAATCCGAGAGTTCCTGAAGAACAAGAG GTATTTCATTGTTATTGATGACATATGGGAGCCACAATCTTGGGAAACAATCAGATTGGCTCTTGTTGAGAATAACTATAGAAGTACAATAATCACAACTACTCGTAATCATGAAGTTGCCAAAGGAGCCGGTGAGGTTTACAAGCTACAACCACTTTCATATGACAACTCCAAAAAGTTATTCTATACAAAGATATCTGGTGGTGAAGGAAACTGTCTTGATACTCAACCGGATGAGATATCCGATAAATTTTTGAAGAAATGTGATGGTATACCGTTAGCTATCATtacaatggctagttttttggtgGGTAAACCAAGGGAAGAATGGTGCGAGCTGTATAACGCTATTGGTTTTGGACATAAAGATAACATGCATGTTGAAAATACTATGAAGATATTGTCATTTAGCTACTATGATTTGGCTTCACATCTAAAGACATGCTTACTGTATCTAAGTGTATTTCCAGAAGATTATGTTATTGAGAAAGATACTTTGATATGGAAGTGGATAGCTGAAGGTTTTGTCCATGAGAAACAAGGAAATTTGTCGTTATTTGAGCTCGGAGAAGGATACTTCAACGATCTCTTAAATAGAAGCATGATCCAGGCAGTGGAGAACGAATGGGATGGCATTGTAGTAGGTTGTCATGTTCATGATATGGTTCTTAGTCTCATCCGTTCCTTGTCATGTGAAGAAAATTTTGTTACTATATTAGATAATATTAAAGGCACATTATCACAAAGCAATGCACGTCGGTTAGTCCACCAGAATAGAACCATGGAGAACAATACTCACCAGGCTGACCTTATGGACATGTCACAAGTGAGGTCGTATATTGCTTCTAGCTGTGATATTAGTCAGCGGGTCCTGCTTTCGAGCTTTAAACTTCTAAGGGTGCTGGCCATAGAAAATTGCCGATTTAGGGAAGATTGCCATCTTGGGAATCTTGGGAATTTACTTCACTTGAGGTATCTTGGGCTAAGAAGCACAAATATTCGTGAGCTCCCGAAAGAAATAGGGGATCTCAAGTTTCTGCAGACACTTGATGTGAAAGGAACTGCGATAGAAGAACTGCCGGCGAGCGTTGTCCTGCTAACACAGTTGGTGTGCCTACGCGGTGATTATTGGAGCACGAGTGTGTCGGATGGGATTGGAAAGCTGACGTCCTTGGAGGAGCTGACAATACAAGCTGGCAGCGACGGCAAGTCCCAGAGGCAGTTTGTGAAGGAGCTGGGCAGCCTGAGGGAACTGAGGGTGCTCGAGGTTCGTATTGCTTCGACAGATGAGAGCATGCAGAGAGAGTTAGTGGAGTCTCTACGCAATCTCCACAAGATCCAGCATCTAACACTTCGTATTGCTACTCGGGAAGTAGTGGATGTAGCCACGTGGGAAGCAGCAGGCTTTACCCTCCCGCGACATCTCCGATATTTGGCTTTACTTTGGATCAAGTTCTCTAGGCTGCCGTCATGCATTAATCCCGCACATCTTCCCAACCTCACCACCTTGGAATTGGGTGTGGTTAGTTTGGATGAGCGGGATCTGAAACTCCTTCCTAGGTTGACGGAGCTCCGTTATCTCCTTCTGTATTTGGAGTCCACGGTAACAGTAAGTAATATTAATGCCAGTGATGGCTGCTTCCGGAAGCTGAGGGCGTTCTCGTTGCCAAATTCAATGGCCCAGTTTCAGCGCAGCAAGGAGGACTCGAGCGTTTCACTTCATATATGGAATGGAACCGATGCGATGCCCTTCAAGTGCTCTACAGAAAACGACTGCAGCCTTTGTGCTATACCCTCTGCCGTGATGCCAAACCTTCAATTCCTTCACATTGCTGTCTTTGTGCGGGCCTTAAAGGATGGCAACGGTGACTGTGCCAATATTATTGGCTTGGAATATCTCACTTCGCTTCAGGAAGTCCAGGTGTTTATCGACTGTAAGGGTGCGTCTGCTGCTGAGGTGGATGAAGCGGAGGCTGCGCTGAGGAACCAAACCGATGTCCATCCCAACCGTCCAACACTTGAAGTGTACAAACTCAATGGAGACAAAATGATCTCATCTGTCCAAGATCAAGAG CCGGGAGACGATAATTtacccaaagaagaagaagatggtgagaaGCAACAGGAGGAGGACAGGTCTCGCTGA
- the LOC133886552 gene encoding uncharacterized protein LOC133886552, whose product MSLKLDGNRLAEVDEFEDKMKELEGICNPIIAKMYQGVDADMASGMDEDATTHSSGGATGGARAGREQWNQRRRVRVAHTVSGGAGDGALRRSCGAGAAAEPAEDGAVRHGTRASGGSGSGADDRDGGRRVVVRRGAPASGGSGDGAGGGCVAVRRGAPASSVSGGGRCGACSGRRRQSSWAQRRHFGRRVRDGDQDERATGGFFSFFVSSRSAAMAFEPPHTLQGDGCRVPAGGEVAAAGPTSRVHTDDA is encoded by the exons ATGAGTTTGAAGCTCGACGGCAACCGTCTTGCTGAGGTTGATGAGTTTGAGGATAAGATGAAGGAGCTCGAGGGCATCTGCAACCCCATCATCGCCAAGATGTACCAGGGTGTCGACGCTGACATGGCCAGTGGCATGGACGAGGATG ccaccactCACTCCAGCGGCGGCGCGACCGGCGGCGCACGTGCGGGGCGGGAGCAATGGAACCAGCGACGGCGCGTTCGGGTGGCCCATACGGTGAGCGGCGGAGCCGGCGACGGTGCGTTGCGGCGCTCGTGCGgggcgggagcggcggcggagccggcGGAGGACGGCGCGGTGCGCCACGGCACTCGTGCTTCGGGCGGGAGTGGCAGCGGAGCCGACGACAGAGACGGCGGCAGACGCGTGGTGGTGCGCCGCGGCGCTCCTGCTTCAGGTGGGAGCGGCGACGGAGCTGGCGGCGGATGCGTGGCGGTGCGCCGCGGCGCTCCTGCTTCGAGCGTGAGCGGCGGCGGACGGTGCGGTGCGTGCTCAGGGCGGCGCCGGCAATCCTCCTGGGCGCAGCGGCGCCACTTCGGGCGGCGTGTGCGTGACGGTGACCAGGACGAGCGCGCGACCGGcggcttcttctctttttttgtcTCTTCTAGATCTGCGGCGATGGCCTTCGAGCCACCTCATACTTTGCAAGGGGACGGCTGCCGGGTTCCAGccggcggtgaggtggcggctgCGGGCCCCACTAGCCGTGTTCACACCGACGATGCTTGA